From Oscillatoria sp. FACHB-1407, a single genomic window includes:
- a CDS encoding DUF4168 domain-containing protein, whose translation MINSLRSSHRVFKRLLVRSLLTGMASIVGLLAGWVPTLHLSQDGSAAVTLDRAAYGQSVANISNEEIQSYARSVLAIEPIRQAAYDEIKRILGSGQVPPIACHRPNSLNNLSQNIRQIAVNYCNRATQIVERNNLTINRFNTITVTMQSNPSLAPVIQREIMRLQQGNP comes from the coding sequence ATCGCTTCTAACAGGTATGGCTTCCATCGTGGGTCTACTGGCAGGATGGGTGCCTACGTTGCACCTTTCACAAGATGGTTCTGCTGCTGTAACGTTGGATCGTGCGGCTTATGGTCAGTCGGTCGCTAACATCAGCAATGAAGAGATCCAGAGTTATGCTCGCTCGGTCTTGGCAATTGAGCCAATCCGCCAAGCCGCTTATGATGAGATCAAGCGGATTTTAGGCTCTGGGCAAGTGCCACCGATCGCCTGCCATCGCCCCAATAGCCTGAACAACCTCAGCCAAAACATCCGCCAAATCGCTGTAAACTATTGCAACCGAGCCACTCAAATTGTTGAGAGAAACAACCTGACCATCAACCGATTTAATACAATTACAGTCACAATGCAGTCTAACCCCAGTTTGGCTCCGGTGATTCAACGCGAGATCATGCGGCTCCAGCAGGGCAATCCTTAA
- a CDS encoding response regulator, which produces MKTILVIEDDRFNRENLLAILEFSGFHAIGAEHGLIGLQQAQTLLPDLIICDVVMPKLDGFGVLQALRCNPKTASIPIVFLSAKADNADIRKAIDLGVDEYLVKPFTITTLVQTIFPYLDGYQVSSHALTNQT; this is translated from the coding sequence ATGAAGACTATTTTGGTGATTGAAGATGACAGATTTAATCGAGAGAATTTGTTAGCCATATTAGAGTTTTCAGGATTTCATGCGATCGGCGCAGAGCACGGTCTGATTGGTCTGCAACAGGCTCAAACGTTATTACCAGATCTGATCATTTGCGATGTTGTGATGCCTAAGTTAGATGGTTTTGGTGTTTTACAGGCACTTCGGTGCAACCCCAAAACCGCATCAATTCCAATTGTGTTTCTCTCTGCTAAGGCGGACAACGCTGATATCAGAAAAGCGATCGATTTAGGGGTGGATGAATATTTAGTAAAACCCTTTACGATCACTACCCTGGTTCAAACGATTTTTCCCTATTTGGACGGTTATCAAGTGTCTTCTCATGCCTTGACTAACCAAACTTAA
- a CDS encoding AAA-like domain-containing protein, with translation MTAQEALNIVKQLLEPKSLNSIQEIIFLESWVGKLYREIALEAGYDLDYVKEVGSQLWSLLSEALEEKVTKKNIKLILGRNQLGGIPFQPAIQSSNRIEYPGGAVPLHSSIYIRHPLIEDRTNIEISQPGSLIRIKAARQTGKTSLIYRILAQAKRKGIQTAMLNLQIADSQLFRQLNKFLRWFCINISRQLYLEPKIDDFWDEEVGSKVSCTVYFQDYLLKELNNPLVLAIDDVDRVFEYPDLTQDFLSLLRTWYETAAEQLTWQKLRLVIAHSTEASMPIKPSQSPFNVGLPIQLLGFNRSQIYELMQRYELEQLDITLSDLEPLLALIGGHPYLLQLAFYHLKVEGLSLTNLLQQAPTQAGIYSGHLHRHWNSLRQQPELLEAFHHVITASRAVQLDAAIAHRLEGMGLIRLTGNEVRPSCDLYQQYFRSQLANLQLAEIQNE, from the coding sequence ATGACGGCACAAGAAGCATTAAATATTGTTAAGCAACTCCTGGAACCGAAGTCCTTGAACTCCATTCAGGAGATTATTTTTCTGGAATCTTGGGTTGGCAAGCTATATCGAGAAATTGCTCTTGAGGCAGGGTATGACCTGGATTATGTTAAAGAAGTTGGCTCCCAATTGTGGAGCTTGCTTTCAGAAGCTTTAGAAGAGAAGGTTACTAAGAAAAATATTAAGCTCATTCTAGGGCGCAATCAACTTGGAGGAATCCCTTTTCAACCTGCAATTCAAAGTTCTAATCGCATTGAATATCCGGGTGGTGCTGTCCCACTTCATTCCAGTATTTATATCCGTCATCCTCTCATCGAAGATCGGACTAACATTGAAATCAGTCAACCGGGTAGCTTAATTCGCATTAAAGCAGCACGCCAAACCGGAAAAACATCCCTCATTTATCGCATTCTCGCCCAGGCAAAACGTAAAGGGATACAAACGGCGATGCTTAACCTACAAATTGCAGACAGCCAGTTGTTCCGTCAGCTCAACAAATTCTTACGTTGGTTTTGTATTAATATCAGCCGTCAGTTGTATTTGGAACCCAAAATAGACGATTTTTGGGATGAAGAAGTTGGGAGCAAGGTCAGTTGTACAGTCTACTTTCAAGACTATCTGTTGAAGGAACTGAACAATCCTCTGGTATTAGCCATAGATGATGTCGATCGCGTCTTTGAATACCCCGATCTCACGCAAGACTTCTTGTCCTTATTGAGAACCTGGTATGAGACAGCCGCAGAACAACTTACATGGCAAAAACTGCGATTGGTCATTGCTCATTCAACAGAGGCATCTATGCCTATAAAACCGAGCCAATCCCCATTTAATGTTGGTTTGCCTATTCAACTGCTGGGCTTTAATCGATCGCAAATCTATGAATTGATGCAACGATACGAATTAGAGCAACTTGACATTACCCTATCCGATTTAGAACCCCTGCTAGCTTTAATTGGAGGACATCCCTATCTATTACAATTAGCGTTTTATCACCTCAAAGTTGAAGGTCTTTCGTTAACAAACCTATTGCAACAAGCCCCCACTCAAGCCGGAATTTATAGTGGTCATTTGCATCGACATTGGAATTCACTACGTCAACAACCAGAACTGTTAGAGGCGTTTCACCATGTCATTACTGCCTCTCGTGCAGTGCAACTGGACGCAGCGATCGCCCACAGGCTTGAAGGTATGGGGTTAATTCGTCTCACTGGCAACGAAGTCAGACCCAGTTGTGACCTGTATCAACAATACTTCAGGTCACAGCTTGCTAATTTACAATTAGCCGAGATCCAGAATGAATAG